The following are encoded in a window of Microbacterium sp. LWO13-1.2 genomic DNA:
- a CDS encoding amidohydrolase encodes MTTRYLNGRIFTADPDPALAWVEALVIDGETITYVGTAEGAPSADETVDLEGRLVLPGFTDAHTHLLMAGAALGQVPLTAARSLDEIQALLLEARAANPDAAVLRGRGWLFDSVPDGAPTAAMIDAVVDDIPVYLDANDYHSCWVNSAALAELGITRETPDPIGGHFARDAEGEPTGLLYETAATQYAWAHRDETTTDADRDADVERVIDAYLAAGVTGAIDMAFDEFGLAALQRAEVRHGGELPIRVAAHWIITNTGDDDENLAQVARAAELARDASSPWLRVVGIKLILDGVIDACTAAMRHPYADGSNAEPIWPVAQLNPVVVAADAAGLQIAQHAIGDYASEIALDAIEHAIAVNGNRPRRHRIEHLEYAAPGTAERMARLGVTASMQPVHSDPAIFANWAEMLGDDRVDRAFPWPEYENAGALLAFSTDAPTAPHEALANMYVASTRASALDRSVGAIHPQFALPLAAAIGHATRDAAASVGDGDWRGRIAPGFAADVIVLDTDPFTEGPASLLDARVIQTIVAGRTRYRAS; translated from the coding sequence GTGACCACCCGCTACCTCAACGGACGCATCTTCACCGCAGATCCGGACCCTGCACTCGCCTGGGTCGAGGCTCTCGTGATCGATGGCGAGACGATCACCTACGTCGGTACAGCCGAGGGCGCCCCCTCGGCCGACGAGACGGTCGATCTTGAGGGCCGACTCGTCCTTCCCGGCTTCACCGATGCTCACACCCACCTCCTCATGGCAGGTGCCGCGCTCGGCCAGGTGCCGCTCACCGCCGCGCGCTCGCTCGATGAGATCCAGGCGCTGCTGCTTGAGGCGAGGGCCGCGAATCCGGATGCTGCGGTCCTGCGCGGCCGAGGATGGTTGTTCGACTCAGTGCCGGATGGCGCTCCGACAGCGGCGATGATCGACGCGGTCGTCGATGACATCCCCGTCTACCTCGACGCGAACGATTACCACTCGTGCTGGGTCAACAGCGCGGCGCTGGCGGAACTCGGCATCACCCGCGAGACTCCGGATCCGATCGGCGGGCATTTCGCCCGGGATGCCGAGGGGGAGCCGACCGGGCTGCTCTACGAGACCGCCGCGACCCAGTACGCCTGGGCTCATCGGGACGAGACCACCACCGACGCCGACCGTGATGCAGACGTGGAACGTGTGATCGACGCCTACCTGGCCGCCGGGGTCACCGGCGCGATCGACATGGCCTTCGACGAGTTCGGACTCGCGGCGCTCCAGCGGGCTGAGGTGCGACACGGGGGAGAGCTGCCGATCCGCGTCGCCGCGCACTGGATCATCACAAACACAGGTGACGATGATGAGAACCTTGCGCAAGTCGCTCGCGCGGCGGAGCTCGCGCGCGACGCCTCCTCTCCCTGGCTCCGTGTCGTCGGCATCAAACTCATCCTCGACGGGGTCATCGACGCGTGCACCGCGGCGATGCGGCATCCGTATGCCGATGGATCGAACGCCGAGCCCATCTGGCCCGTCGCGCAACTGAATCCCGTCGTCGTGGCAGCGGATGCCGCGGGCCTTCAGATCGCGCAGCATGCGATCGGCGACTACGCGAGCGAGATCGCGCTCGACGCCATCGAGCACGCCATCGCGGTCAACGGGAACCGACCGCGACGCCACCGCATCGAGCACCTTGAATACGCGGCCCCCGGGACGGCCGAGAGGATGGCGCGCCTCGGCGTGACCGCATCGATGCAACCGGTGCACAGCGACCCCGCGATCTTCGCGAACTGGGCGGAGATGCTCGGCGACGACCGTGTCGACCGCGCGTTCCCGTGGCCGGAGTATGAGAATGCCGGAGCGCTGCTGGCCTTCTCGACGGATGCTCCGACCGCCCCGCACGAGGCGTTGGCGAACATGTACGTGGCATCGACTCGTGCCTCGGCGCTCGATCGGAGCGTGGGCGCCATCCATCCGCAGTTCGCGCTCCCTCTCGCGGCCGCGATCGGTCACGCGACGCGCGATGCCGCGGCGTCCGTCGGCGACGGCGATTGGCGAGGTCGTATTGCCCCGGGGTTCGCTGCGGACGTGATCGTGCTCGACACCGATCCGTTCACCGAGGGGCCGGCTTCCCTGCTCGACGCCCGTGTGATCCAGACGATCGTCGCCGGGAGGACACGCTACCGGGCGTCGTGA